The sequence TTTTAATGAAAAGCAAGATTATTACTGAAAAAGAACAGATTACAATAGAGTCTGCACTTTTTGAACTACTTAAAGAAATTAAAGAGAATAATCAAAAAATCCTTAAAAGCAAGTGCGAAGATATTCATAGCTGGATAGAAGAAAAGCTTATTCAAAAAATTGGTATATTAGGTAAAAAATTACATACTGGTCGGAGTAGAAATGATCAAATTACTACTGATTTAAAATTATGGTGTAGAAAGAAAATTCATCTTTTATTAGAAAATATTATTGAACTGCAAAAAACATTTATTTTAAGTGCTGAGTCTAATCATAATATCATCATGCCAGGATATACTCATCTACAACGAGCTCAACCGATTACTTTTTCCTATTGGTGTTTAGCTTATGTTGAAATGTTCAGACGAGATTTCAGTCGTTTAAAAGACGTCCTGAAACGATTAAACGTTAGTCCTCTAGGTTCTGCTGCTCTTTCTGGAACCGCATGGAAAATCAATCGTGAAGAATTAGCTTTATCTATGGGATTTGACTCTGCAACTAACAATGCGCTTGATACTGTTTCTGATCGAGATTATGTCGTTGAATTATTGTCCTCTGCATCAATTAGTATGATGCATCTATCACGTTTTTCTGAAGATATAATTTTTTTTAATTCTGGTGAAGCTGATTTTATTGAATTATCTGATACAATTACATCGGGTTCATCATTAATGCCTCAGAAAAAAAATCCAGATGCACTAGAACTTATTCGAGCCAAATGTGGTCGTGTTCATGGTTCATTGATTTCTATTTTAGTTATATTAAAATCCCTTCCTTTATCTTATAATAAAGATATGCAAGAAGATAAAGAAGGTTTATTTGATTCAATAAAAACATGGAATGATTGTTTATGTATGGCTATTTTAGTATTGAAGAACATGCAAATAAAAAATGAATCATGTCGTAAAGCTGCAGAAGAAGGATATTCTAATGCAACAGAAATCGCGGATTATTTGGTAAAAAAAGGAATTGCTTTTCGTGAAGCACATAATATATCGGGTCAATTAGTTCTTAGAGCTATTAGCGAGAAAAAATCTTTAAACGAACTGAAACTATCTGTTTTTCAAATGTATAGTAATCTCATAAAAAATGATATATATAAAAATATTACTTTAGAATCCTGTCTTGAAAAAAGAATGTCTAAAGGTGGTGTTGCACCATCTCAAGTATATGAAGAAATTATAAAAGCAAAAAAAAGATTGAATATTTTTTAAAGTAGGATACTTGTTAACTAGCATTTAAAAATTATTTAAATGCTGAGTTAATAACCTTATCAAGTATAGGAGAGTGGATATATGCAGGATGTAATATTTTTCTTGAGTAAACACATTTTACTAATTAGTATATGGATTTTTTGTTTTATTGCAGCCGTTTTTTTTATAACTAGAACTCTTTTGTCGAAATCTAAAATGATTAATAATTTTCAAGCAATTAAATTAATTAATCAAGATAAAGCTATTGTTGTTGATACTCGTTCTTTAGAATCATTCAAAGAGGGTCATATTCTTAATTCTATTAATGTTCCGTTAAAAAATATTTTTTTAGGAAAAATTAAAGAGATAGAAATATATAAAATGTTTCCTATTATTCTTGTATTAAGTGACACATATAAAGTTAATGCATGTATTAAAAAGTTTTTTGAATATGGATTTAATCGTGTTTATATTTTAAAAAATGGTCTATATTATTGGAAGACAGACAATCTTCCACTTATTGTTAACGATAAATGATTTTAAAAAGTATAAAATGATCTTTTTATTAAAATATCTTCTTTATAAATTAATTTTATAAACAATATCAACTTATATCTTTTTATTATTTTTTTTTGGATCCGTTATGTTAGAAGAAAAAAAAAAACAAGAATCTTTTGAAATCCAACGTATTTATATAAAAGATGTTTCCTTTGAAGCTCCGAATACACCAAATATTTTTCATGTTAATTGGATTCCTACCATTAAATTAAATTTAAATACTACTACTAAAAAAATAAAAGAAAATATTTTTGAAGTTGTTTTAATGGTTAAAGTAACAGTTAAAATTAAAGAAGACTTAGTTTTTTTATGTGATATAGATCAAGCTGGTATTTTTTTTATTGCAAACATTAATGAGAAAAGATTAAAACATTGTTTATATTCTTACTGTCCAAATATTCTATTTCCCTATGCGCGTACATGTATATCTAATCTAGTATCTTGTGGCAGTTTTCCACAGATGAATCTCGCTCCTATTAATTTTGATGCTCTCTATCATGATCATATTAAATAAAAAAAATATAAAAATATAAATTACGAATATACTCATTTTTATAAGATAATAATATAATTTTTTAGTATAAAAATACTATAAATATTTTGTAGGAGAAAATTATGTGTATTTTGAAAATATCAAGAATATGGAATAAAATACTCTACGATGTTTCTTTTTTATTAAAAAAAGAACCAATTTTATCAGATTTTTACCAAAGTAGTATTTTACAACACCAAAGTTTTACAAGTTCTTTAAGTTATATATTATCAAATAAATTATCTACATCTATGATTTCTGAAAAGAAAATACAAGGTATATTTGATGATGTATATCTGAATGATCGTTCTATTTTAAATTTTATAGTGCAAGATATTAAGGCTGTACTAAAACGAGATCCAGCAGTAAATGATTATTTAACACCTTTACTTTATTTAAAAGGTTTCCATGCACTAGAAGCTTATAGAATAAGTCATTATCTCTGGAATACAGGGAAAAAATCATTATCTCTGTATCTGCAAAGTAGAATCTCTTCTGAATTTTCTGTAGATATTCATCCAGCAGCGTTTATTGGATCTGGTGTAATGCTTGATCATGCAACTGGCATTGTAATCGGAGAAGGTGTGACTATAGAAAATGATGTATCAATTCTTCATTCGGTTACTTTAGGAGGAACTGGTAAAAACTTTAGCCAAAATAGACATCCTACTATTAGAAAAGGCGTTGTTATAGGGGCGGGTGCCAAAATTTTAGGAAATATTGAAGTAGGTTCAGGCGCGAAAATAGGTGCGGGATCAATAGTTTTAAAAAATGTTCCTTCAGATGTAACAGTTGTAGGAGTACCAGCGAAAATTGTTAGTCAAGTATCTAGTAAAAAGTATTATTCTCAGAAGAAAAAAAATAGTTTAAAATATATAAATATATTTCAACACGGAGATGGTATTTAATTTATTTCTTATATAAAATAAAAACTTCTGTTTTGTTCGAAAAAAATATAGTGGTTAGACTAATACCAGTACAGAAGCTTTATTTTATATTTAATTCTTCTATTTTTAATCGTCTAAAAAACTGCGCAAAACTTCTGATCTGCTGGGATGACGTAGTTTTCTAAGTGCTTTTGCTTCTATTTGACGAATTCTCTCTCGAGTAACATCAAATTGTTTTCCAACTTCTTCTAAAGTGTGATCAGTATTCATATCTATTCCAAAGCGCATACGGAGTACTTTTGCTTCACGAGCTGTTAAACCTGATAGAACATCATGTGTTGCAGAACGTAAACTTTCAGAGGTAGCAGAGTCTAATGGTAATTCCAAAGTAGTATCTTCAATAAAATCACCTAAATGTGAATCATCATCATCTCCAATAGGTGTTTCCATTGAGATCGGTTCTTTGGCTATTTTCAATACTTTTCTAATTTTATCTTCAGGAATAAGCATTTTTTCAGAAAGTTCTTCTGGAGTCGGTTCTCGACCTATTTCTTGTAACATTTGTCTAGAAATACGATTGAGTTTATTAATAGTTTCAATCATATGTACTGGAATACGAATTGTACGAGCTTGATCAGCAATAGATCGAGTAATAGCTTGTCGAATCCACCAAGTAGCATAAGTTGAAAACTTATAACCACGACGGTATTCAAATTTATCTACAGCTTTCATTAAACCAATATTTCCTTCTTGAATTAAGTCTAAAAACTGTAGTCCTCTATTCGTATATTTTTTTGCGATAGAAATAACTAATCGTAAATTAGCTTCGACCATTTCTTTTTTCGCTCGTCTAGCTTTTGCTTCTCCAATAGACATTCTTTTATTAATATCTTTTACTTGTTCAATTGTTAAGCCAGTTTCTTCTTCTATTTTAATTAATTTTTTCACACTAATAAACACATCTTCTTTAACTTTTTTTAAGTTTTCAGACCATGGTTGATTTGTATTTTGTTCTCTTATAAACCAAAGATAGTTAATTTTTTTTATTGGAAAAATTTTAATAAAATTTTTTTTTGGCATTTTACATATTTCAACACATAATTTTATAATAATTCTTTCTTGTTTTCGTACTCTTTCCATCATATGTCTCATATTATTAACTAAATGATCAAATTGTTTTGGAACTAGTCGAAATTGTTTAAAAACTTCTGAAAGATTGTAAATTTCTAATAATGAATCTTTATGTGTTCGATTTTTATTTTTAATTGTATTATTTGTATTATTATATTGTATACGTAATTCAGAAAATTTTTCATTAGCTAATTCTGGATCAATACTATGATCATCTTCATGATCTTCTTGATTGTTTTCTTCGTCTTCTTCATTATTTTGTTGTTCATCAAGAAGTTCAGAACCTATATGAATAGCTGTAGGGGGGAAAATTTCTTCTGCATTGGGATCTACAAAACCTGTTATTATATCTGATAATCGTATTTGTCCAGTTTTAACACGATCATATTGTTCAAGAAGATATGTAATGGCTTCTGGATACTCTGATACTGAGCATTGAACCTGATTAATGCCTTCTTCAATACGTTTAGCAATATCAATTTCTCCTTCTCGTGTGAGTAATTCAACAGTACCCATTTCTCTCATATACATGCGTACAGGATCAGTAGTTCGTCCTAATTCAGATTCTACACTAGATAGTACCTGAGTTGCTGCTTCAACTGCATCTTCATCTGTATCTGTATTGATTTCATTTAATATTAGATCGTCAGCATCAGGTGCTTCTTCAACTACTGGAATGCCCATGTCATTAATCATCTGAATAATATCATCGATTTGTTCAGAATCAATAATGTCTTCTGGTAGATGATCATTCACTTCAGAATAGGTTAAATACCCTTGCTCCTTACCATGTGTGACAAGTAGCTTAAGTTGCGACTGTGGGTTTTGATCCATAATGTGGTATCCGGAATTCTATTAATTGAATGAATATTAATTGACTTTTTTGTCAATGATGAATAATAATAAAATTATTTTTAATATTTAAATAAATTAAAGAGTTTTTTAATTCATTAAACTTTTAGTATATTTAATTTTTATTATATTTTTTAATAAGTATAATTTTATCTTTTCGATAACTTTTTATTAATAGACCAAATCTCTTTTTTTTCATTCATTTGCAATCCTTTTTTTCTCTCTTTTGCAATAAGATATTCTCGTCTTTTTTCAAGGATTTTATCATGTATATTCATTAATAAATCTAAAAACATGTTTTGAGTTTCTTTTTGAATTATCATGTGATCCCATCGTGCTAAAATTTTTAAAACATTAATTATTGTAGTATTTCTGTATAGTTCTAATAATTGACCCGTATGAATATTAGGATTATCACGACATGTCTGTAATATTTCTAAAAAAATAGATAATCCTTTTATTTGTAAATTTTTAAATTTCATTGTCACAGGCACTAGTTTTGCTAAACTAGGATTTTGTACTAATAATCCTATTAAAGTACGCATGGGAGTACGTTTTATTTGGAAATATGTTTTTTGAGTATTTTTAGTTTCTTTTTCATATAAAAATTTTTCAAATTGATTATCATCTAAAATTCCTATCATTCTAGCTAATATTTGACGCAAATAAATTCTTATAGTGTCACTAGAAATCGTATTTATTAAAGGTAAAGCATGTACGCTTAAATGAAATTTGTCATCATCAGATGATAAATTGATATTTTTTAGTATATTTTTAAAAAAAAATTTTGACATGGTAATTGCGTTATCAATTCGTTTTTGAAATTTTTCTCTACCTTCTTTTCTAATAATTGTATCAGGATCTTCCTGGTTAGGTAATAAAATAAATTTTAATGTTTTTTTGTCTGATATATACGGCAAGGCTTTTTTTAAAGTTTTCCAAGCTGCATTTTTTCCTGCATCATCACCATCATAGCAACATATAATGATATCAGTATTTTTAAAGAGAAGTTGAATGTGTTCAGTTGTTGTTGAAGTTCCTAATATAGAAACAGCATAATCGATATTATATTGTGTTAATGTTATAACATCAATATACCCCTCAACAACCAATAAATATACAGGTTTTGAACATTTTTTTATAACTTGATATAATCCATATATTTGTTTTCTTTTATAAAAAATATCTGTTTCAGGTGAGTTAAGATATTTTGGTGACATATCATTTAATGAGCGGCCCCCAAAACCTATGATTCTGCCATGATTATCTTGTATAGGAAATATTATACGTCCTTGAAATCGATCATATATATATCCGTTTTTGTCAGTAGCAATAATATTGTTTATTAATAATTCTTGTTCAAATTCTTTACTTATATTTATTTTTTTATAAAATTCGTTCCATTTTAAACTAGAAAATCCAATTAAAAAAAAATCAATCATATTTTGGTTGATACCTCTTCTAGCTAGATATTTATTAGCTAAATGAGTAACATTAATATTTTTTTTGTATAATTTACATATTTTTTCCATTAATAAATATAACTTTTGTTTTTTAACATAAATAGAATTTTGTACTGTATTTTCAAATGGTATTTTAACACCATGTATTAACGCTAGTTCTTCGATGCTTTCTATAAAACTTAAATGTTCATACTGTATTAAAAAATCAATTGCGTTTCCATGTGCATTACATCCGAAACAATAATAAAATTGTTTTTCATTACTGACGGTAAAAGATGGAGTTTTATCATGATGAAAAGGACAATTTGTTTGATAATTTTTACCATATTTTTTTAATTCTAGACGTGTATTAATTAATTCTATGATATTAGTTCGAGACAGTAGTTCAGTAATAAAGTATTTAGGTATTTTTCCAGACATATAATTTTATAATTATAGAATTCGTTTCCGTTCTTGAACAAGAACGGCTTTTTTTATTTATTTTATGTTTTAAAACATATTTAGTACATACGAATACGTCTTGCATTTTCTCTTGTAAGTTTTTTTGCAAGACGTTTGACAGCCGAAGCTTTAGCTCGTTTGCGTTCGGTTGTAGGTTTTTCATAAAATTCTCTTCGACGAATTTCAGCTAAAATGCCAGCTTTTTCACAAGACCGTTTAAAACGGCGGAGTGCTACATCAAATGGTTCATTTTCGCGTACTTTTATTATTGGCATTCAAAATTTACCTTAATTATTTAATTTATGTGATAAAAAATTATCGAAATTTTTAGGATAATAGATCCTATATCAATTAGTGTGATATTGTAAAGTATCATTTTTTTATGTTTTAATGCAGTTTTAATTAAATATTTAGATTAGTTCATTTAAAATGAATGTTCATTTTAAAATTTATGTCAAATATATTTTTTCTTATTGTAAAAATTTATAATATATAGAGGTTTAAATTTATGAGAATATTAGGTATTGAGACTTCTTGTGATGATACAGGAATAGCTATTTATGATACTAACAAAGGTTTGTTAATTAATGAGATATATAATCAAAGAAAGTTAAACAATATATATGGAGGTATTATTCCAGAATTAGCATCTCGAGAACATATGGAAGCAATGATTGTTTTATTAAATAAAATATTTAAGAAAAAAAATATTTATAAATATGTTGATATGATTGCTTATACTGCAGGACCTGGTTTAATTGGTTCATTATTAGTTGGAGCTACATTTGCTTGTTCATTAGGGTTATCATTAAATATACCAGTTCTACCTGTGCATCATATGGAAGCGCATTTATTATCACCGATGTTAGACTATAAAACAATTCAATTTCCATTTATTGGATTATTGGTATCGGGAAAACATACACAAATTATAGGTGCACATAAATTTGGTGAGTATGAAATACTTGGAAATTGTTTAGATGATGCAGCAGGTGAAGCATTTGATAAGACAGCAAAATTATTAGGATTAAAATATCCAGGTGGTTTAGAATTATCTAAATTAGCTTCTAAGGGAATAAAAGATTATTTTTATTTTCCCAGACCGATGATACATCATTCTGATTTAAATTTTAGCTTTTCAGGTTTGAAAACTTTTGCAGCTCAAACGATTAAGAAATCCAGTAAAAGTATGCAAGAAAAAGCTAATATTGCAAAAGCTTTTGAAGATGCAGTAATTGATATATTATTAATTAAAACTAAAAAAGCATTAAAAAAACAAAAATGGAAACGTTTAGTTATAGCTGGTGGTGTTAGTGCAAATCAAAAATTACGTAAAAAATCCGAGATCATGGTTAAAAAAAATTTTAATGGAACAGTTTTTTATTCAAGTTTAGAATTTTGTACAGATAATGCTGCGATGATTGCCTATCTTGGTTCATTGCGTCAAAAAGAAGCGCGGAATTCTCAATTAGAAATATTGGTTAAACCAAAATGGTCTATAGATGATTTATGTTTTTAATATAAAAAATTAAGTCTTGTATGGTTAATACTTGCATTTTTTTATTTTCAGAAAATTTTATTATTTCAGGGGTACGAGCCATGGTACCATCTTTATTTGTTAATTCACAAATAACCCCGGCTGGTTTGAAACCTGCTAGAGAAACAATTTCTATAGCAGCTTCTGTGTGTCCTGGTCTTGATAAAACTCCGCCTTTATGAGCTCGCAGAGGAAATACATGACCTGGTCTATTTAAATCACTTGGTTTAGCGTCATCAGCAATAGCGGTTTTTATAGTAGTGAGTCTATCTTTAGCTGATACGCCAGTAGATATACCTTTAGAAGCTTCTATTGTGACTGTAAATCCGGTGCGATATGCGCTAGTATTTTTCTTAACCATCATAGGTAAATTAAGTTGTTTCCGTTTAGATTCGGTTATACAAAGACATACTATTCCACTACCGTACCGAATACTTAGAGCCATTTGTTCTACTGTCATATTTTCACATGCAAAAACAAGATCTCCTTCGTTTTCACGTTCTTCATCATCTAATATAATAACACCTTGTCCGGACTTCAAAGCAAGTATTGCATTTTTAATTCTTTCTATAGGTTTTCCAAATTTAGATAATAGTGTTTGATTCATTATAAAAATCTTAATAGAGTTAAATTATTTAAAAAAAGTTTTATTTATAGAAAAATTAGTTAAATTTTATGTTTGTATAGTTAATATATTATATATTGAATTAAATTTAAGAGCAATGTAGAAATTATTATATTGAATAATATTTTTTCAATTTTTTATCTATTAGCATTCTAAACAACATATTGATATAAAATTTTACTTCGATTTTTTTTTAAAAGCTTACTTGAAAAAATAGACCAAATAAAAATACAAAAATTAAATAACAGTACTTTTATTGATGGTTTAAAACAGAATTTAACTCATTAATATTCAATGTTTCAGTTCCAATTTTCTGTATAACAATACTGGCTCCAATATTGGCATAAAAACAAGCTTCTTCTAAAGAATATCCAGTTGCTAAAGATGCTGCAATTATAGCGATCACTGTATCTCCTGCACCAGTTACATCTGAAGCTATTTTAGATGCGGCAGGAAAATGTATTGGTTTTTTTTCTTTTTGAAATAGAGTCATTCCATTCTTAGAACGAGTAACTAATAAAGCTGATAACTGTAGTTCAGATAATAATTTTATCCCTCTTTGTAGTATTTCATTTTCTCTATAACATTTGCCAACTATCTTTTCAAATTCAAAAAGATTTGGTGTTAATAAACTAGCTCCCGAATATTTTTTAAAATCTATTCCTTTAGGATCTATAAGTATAGGGATAGACATTTTTTTTGCAAGATCAATAATATTTTGTATATTTGCCAAAGTGCCTTTTGCATAATCTGAAAGTACTAAAATTTTAAAAGACGATATTGAATCAATAATTTTTTGATGTAATAGATTGTTTTTATTAGAAATATATTTTTCTTGAAAATCCACTCGAATTAATTGTTTTTTCTCTGATAAGATTCTAATCTTAGTAATAGTTTTATTGTTTTTTATAGAGATTAAATCAGAATCAATTCGAATATGATCCATAAGTTTTTTTAATATTAATCCTTCATTATCCATTCCAATAAAACCAACAATTTTAGTATACCCCCCAATCTCTGCAATATTTTTAGCTACATTTGCAGCACCTCCAGGTTGTTCTTTGATTTTATTAATTGGTACAATTGGTGTTAATTGTTCAGATAGCATATAGTGATTTTTGCTATACCAATAACAATCTAGTATTAGATCTCCGACAACTAAAACTAGTGAGTTATTGAAATTTATTAATTTTTTCTTCATAGTGTTATCTCTGTATATTTTAAAGAATATAATGAAAATTAAAAATTCAATTTTTTTATAAATATAAACATTTGAAAGTTTAATAGATATTTTTTATTTAATATATAAATATTATTATATTATTGAATTGTGGAAAAATAATAAATAATTATATAAAAAATTCTATTTTTCTATTATAGAATAGAATTTTGTTTTTAGTATGAGAAAATTATTATGAAAATATATTTAGTAGGAGGAGCTGTGCGTGACTCCTTACTTAATTTACCCGTTAAAGATAAAGATTGGGTAGTAGTTGGTGGTACAGAAAAAATACTGCTAGAAAGAAATTTTCAGCAAGTCGGAAAAGATTTTCCAGTTTTCTTACATCCAGAAACACATGAAGAGTACGCTTTGGCAAGGAAAGAAAGAAAATCTGGAAAAGGATATACTGGATTTGATACTGATTGTAATTCAGATGTTACTTTAGAAGAAGATTTAATAAGACGAGATTTAACAATCAATGCTATTGCTCAAGATGAGTACGGTAATTATATTGACCCGTTTCAAGGTAAAAAAGATATAGAATGTGGTTTAATAAGACATGTATCAGAATCTTTTATAGAAGATCCATTGCGTGTATTACGTGTAGCAAGATTTGCTGCAACTTTAGTACATTTAGGATTTAAAATTGCAGAAGAAACTATGTTATTAATGTGCATTATAGTTAAAAAACAGGAATTGTCATATTTAACGTCAAACAGAATATGGAATGAAACTGAAAAAGCTTTGAAAACCCTTAACCCTCATGTATATTTTCAAGTTTTGTATGAATGCAATGCATTGCATTTTTTTTTCCCTGAAATGTATTTTTTATATGAAAAAAAAAATTTTTTAAACCGTTCTTTTTTCAAAAAATTCTGTAATAAGAATATTATATTAATGGGTTTGGCTGAAATATCACTTTTGAATAAAGATATCGATGTTCGTTTTTCTTATTTATGTCAATTTTTATCAGTTAATCAAATAGATAGAAATTATTCAAAAATATTTTTTGACTCATATGCGGCTTCTATTATTCATAGTGTATGTAAACGCTTTAAGATCCCATCTTATATTCGAGACATAGCAGTATTAAATACTGGTTTTTATTTTTTTTTAAATACGATTCATTATCAATCATCTAAAAATATTATAAATCTATTTTCAAAAGTTGATGCTTGGAGAAAACCTGATCGTGTAAAAAAATTAGCATTTTTAAGTAATTTTAATTTTTTAAGAAACTTTAAATCTGAATTTTTTTGTATAAAGTCTGGTTGTTTTTTAGAAAAATGTTTTTCTGTTGTAAAAAATGTTTCTATTAAATTAATTTTAAAAAAAGGTTTTAAGGGATATGAAATAAAACAAGAAATAACGCGTCTAAGAATTAAAAAATTAGAATTTTGGCGTATAAAAAATATTAAACATCGTTTCTATCTATGAAATCAATCTTTAATTAATATTTTAATCAATTAATAAAATAAATCAATCCAGATATGATAAAGCGATATATTCCGAAGAATATTAGTGACGTTCTATTGATTATTTTTAATAATTTTTTGATACACAATATAGATACTATAAAAGAGATCATGAATCCAATAAAAAATATTGGAAGATCTAATATTTTAAAATTATGCATATTATTTATAAAATCATAAAATGATGCTCCCATTATTAATGGAATAGATATTATAAAAGAAAATTCTATTGCAACTGATCGTTTAATTCCTAATAATATTGCAGTTCCTATAGTGGCTCCAGATCTTGAAAAACCAGGATACAAACAAAAAATTTGAAAAAACCCAATTATTGCGGATTGAAGCAAACTAATATCATTAATACTACACGTTTTATATTTTTTAGGTTTAAATATTTCAGATATTAATAAAAAAATTCCACCTAATATTAATGCATACATAACATTATATGTATTAAATAGTAGTTTTATTTTTTTATAAAATAGAAGTCCAAAAAATATTGTAGGTAAAATAGCAAGGAGAATATGAAGATTTTTTGTATTTGTTTTTTTAACATTTATGTTAAATTTTAATATTCTTAAAATTTTTTTATGAAAAAAATACAATATCGATAATGCAGAGCCGAATTCAATAAATATTTCTAATATTTTGGTATTTTCGTTATCTATTTTTAACCAATGAGAAGCGATAATCATATGTCCTGTAGAAGATATAGGAAGAAATTCTGTTATCCCTTCTATTACTCCGATAATAATAGAAACAATAACTTGATGTAGATCAAGCATATATTTTCCTGTTATAAAATAATTTTATTTTAGTATATATAAATTAAAACGGTACTAAATAATAGCACCGTTTTTGTATTAAAAATCAATGATACAAAGTTATAATAACTGTCTGTCCAGCAGCAATAGTTCCTGATGATTTTTTTATTTTTTTAAAATTCTCTATGTTTGATATTACAACAGGAGTTAAAATAGACTCTGCTTTTTCTTTTATAAATTCTAAGTCTAGTATAATAATTTCATCTCCTATTTTTACTTTTTGATTATCTTTTGCTTTTTTTTTAAAACC is a genomic window of Buchnera aphidicola str. APS (Acyrthosiphon pisum) containing:
- the argH gene encoding argininosuccinate lyase, with amino-acid sequence MGLWGGRFINESNKLFKEFNRSLSFDYILAEEDVISSVAWSKILMKSKIITEKEQITIESALFELLKEIKENNQKILKSKCEDIHSWIEEKLIQKIGILGKKLHTGRSRNDQITTDLKLWCRKKIHLLLENIIELQKTFILSAESNHNIIMPGYTHLQRAQPITFSYWCLAYVEMFRRDFSRLKDVLKRLNVSPLGSAALSGTAWKINREELALSMGFDSATNNALDTVSDRDYVVELLSSASISMMHLSRFSEDIIFFNSGEADFIELSDTITSGSSLMPQKKNPDALELIRAKCGRVHGSLISILVILKSLPLSYNKDMQEDKEGLFDSIKTWNDCLCMAILVLKNMQIKNESCRKAAEEGYSNATEIADYLVKKGIAFREAHNISGQLVLRAISEKKSLNELKLSVFQMYSNLIKNDIYKNITLESCLEKRMSKGGVAPSQVYEEIIKAKKRLNIF
- a CDS encoding rhodanese-like domain-containing protein; amino-acid sequence: MQDVIFFLSKHILLISIWIFCFIAAVFFITRTLLSKSKMINNFQAIKLINQDKAIVVDTRSLESFKEGHILNSINVPLKNIFLGKIKEIEIYKMFPIILVLSDTYKVNACIKKFFEYGFNRVYILKNGLYYWKTDNLPLIVNDK
- the secB gene encoding protein-export chaperone SecB, whose product is MLEEKKKQESFEIQRIYIKDVSFEAPNTPNIFHVNWIPTIKLNLNTTTKKIKENIFEVVLMVKVTVKIKEDLVFLCDIDQAGIFFIANINEKRLKHCLYSYCPNILFPYARTCISNLVSCGSFPQMNLAPINFDALYHDHIK
- the cysE gene encoding serine O-acetyltransferase; this encodes MCILKISRIWNKILYDVSFLLKKEPILSDFYQSSILQHQSFTSSLSYILSNKLSTSMISEKKIQGIFDDVYLNDRSILNFIVQDIKAVLKRDPAVNDYLTPLLYLKGFHALEAYRISHYLWNTGKKSLSLYLQSRISSEFSVDIHPAAFIGSGVMLDHATGIVIGEGVTIENDVSILHSVTLGGTGKNFSQNRHPTIRKGVVIGAGAKILGNIEVGSGAKIGAGSIVLKNVPSDVTVVGVPAKIVSQVSSKKYYSQKKKNSLKYINIFQHGDGI
- the rpoD gene encoding RNA polymerase sigma factor RpoD; amino-acid sequence: MDQNPQSQLKLLVTHGKEQGYLTYSEVNDHLPEDIIDSEQIDDIIQMINDMGIPVVEEAPDADDLILNEINTDTDEDAVEAATQVLSSVESELGRTTDPVRMYMREMGTVELLTREGEIDIAKRIEEGINQVQCSVSEYPEAITYLLEQYDRVKTGQIRLSDIITGFVDPNAEEIFPPTAIHIGSELLDEQQNNEEDEENNQEDHEDDHSIDPELANEKFSELRIQYNNTNNTIKNKNRTHKDSLLEIYNLSEVFKQFRLVPKQFDHLVNNMRHMMERVRKQERIIIKLCVEICKMPKKNFIKIFPIKKINYLWFIREQNTNQPWSENLKKVKEDVFISVKKLIKIEEETGLTIEQVKDINKRMSIGEAKARRAKKEMVEANLRLVISIAKKYTNRGLQFLDLIQEGNIGLMKAVDKFEYRRGYKFSTYATWWIRQAITRSIADQARTIRIPVHMIETINKLNRISRQMLQEIGREPTPEELSEKMLIPEDKIRKVLKIAKEPISMETPIGDDDDSHLGDFIEDTTLELPLDSATSESLRSATHDVLSGLTAREAKVLRMRFGIDMNTDHTLEEVGKQFDVTRERIRQIEAKALRKLRHPSRSEVLRSFLDD
- the dnaG gene encoding DNA primase is translated as MSGKIPKYFITELLSRTNIIELINTRLELKKYGKNYQTNCPFHHDKTPSFTVSNEKQFYYCFGCNAHGNAIDFLIQYEHLSFIESIEELALIHGVKIPFENTVQNSIYVKKQKLYLLMEKICKLYKKNINVTHLANKYLARRGINQNMIDFFLIGFSSLKWNEFYKKINISKEFEQELLINNIIATDKNGYIYDRFQGRIIFPIQDNHGRIIGFGGRSLNDMSPKYLNSPETDIFYKRKQIYGLYQVIKKCSKPVYLLVVEGYIDVITLTQYNIDYAVSILGTSTTTEHIQLLFKNTDIIICCYDGDDAGKNAAWKTLKKALPYISDKKTLKFILLPNQEDPDTIIRKEGREKFQKRIDNAITMSKFFFKNILKNINLSSDDDKFHLSVHALPLINTISSDTIRIYLRQILARMIGILDDNQFEKFLYEKETKNTQKTYFQIKRTPMRTLIGLLVQNPSLAKLVPVTMKFKNLQIKGLSIFLEILQTCRDNPNIHTGQLLELYRNTTIINVLKILARWDHMIIQKETQNMFLDLLMNIHDKILEKRREYLIAKERKKGLQMNEKKEIWSINKKLSKR
- the rpsU gene encoding 30S ribosomal protein S21; the protein is MPIIKVRENEPFDVALRRFKRSCEKAGILAEIRRREFYEKPTTERKRAKASAVKRLAKKLTRENARRIRMY